In one window of Pseudobdellovibrionaceae bacterium DNA:
- a CDS encoding thymidine phosphorylase — protein sequence MSFIPAQIIKKKRLGQSLSNDELSFMIDGFTSGSIPDYQMSALTMAICFQGMDLSETAWLTRIMRDSGKTMDFSQLGMPTVDKHSTGGVGDKTSLIIAGIIEAAEGLAMPMVAGRGLGHTGGTLDKLVSIPGFSVDMSLEQFQKNINKFRVAIMGQTKELCPADRKLYALRDVTATVESLPLICASIMSKKLAEDLNGLVLDVKFGSGAFMKTKNEARSLAELLKMTGEKNGLRVTAVLSDMSQPLGRFVGNSLEVQECLDILSNKQCVHDGVDYYETTRELSLRLSGHLLYLGGRSDSPVEGYNLSTELLESGLAVKAFEALCQRQGATLPIQLPQAKHQWPVQAPRQGYIKAMDCESIGYISVQLGAGRLKSSDEIDPAVGIEVNSRIGQRVEKGTPLFFVHSNQNDDINGAMKKLQDCIIWSDKPEPAPPIVSDILQ from the coding sequence ATGAGCTTTATTCCTGCACAAATCATCAAAAAAAAACGTTTAGGGCAGTCTCTTTCAAATGATGAACTTAGCTTCATGATTGATGGCTTCACATCCGGTAGCATTCCTGACTATCAAATGTCGGCGTTAACCATGGCCATTTGCTTTCAGGGCATGGATCTTTCTGAGACCGCATGGTTGACCAGGATCATGCGAGACTCTGGAAAGACCATGGATTTTTCCCAACTTGGAATGCCCACAGTCGATAAGCACAGCACCGGCGGGGTCGGAGATAAAACTTCACTCATCATTGCTGGAATCATTGAGGCTGCTGAAGGCTTAGCCATGCCTATGGTCGCCGGCCGAGGCCTTGGCCACACAGGTGGAACTCTTGATAAACTGGTCAGCATACCCGGTTTTTCAGTAGACATGAGTCTTGAACAGTTTCAAAAAAATATAAATAAATTTCGCGTAGCTATTATGGGACAAACAAAAGAACTTTGCCCGGCTGACCGAAAATTGTATGCCCTTCGCGATGTCACGGCCACGGTGGAAAGCTTACCATTAATCTGTGCCAGTATTATGTCAAAAAAATTAGCGGAAGACTTAAACGGCTTGGTACTTGACGTTAAGTTTGGCTCTGGCGCATTTATGAAAACAAAAAATGAGGCTCGAAGCTTAGCCGAGCTTCTAAAAATGACTGGCGAAAAAAACGGTCTTCGAGTTACAGCCGTACTGAGTGACATGAGTCAGCCACTTGGCCGATTTGTTGGCAATTCTCTTGAAGTCCAAGAGTGTCTGGATATTTTATCCAACAAACAATGTGTTCACGATGGTGTAGACTATTACGAAACCACACGGGAGCTTAGTTTAAGATTGTCGGGACATCTCCTCTACCTTGGTGGTCGCAGCGATTCACCCGTCGAGGGATACAATTTAAGTACAGAATTATTAGAATCGGGCCTTGCAGTTAAAGCTTTTGAAGCCCTTTGCCAACGACAAGGGGCTACTTTGCCCATTCAACTTCCACAAGCCAAACACCAGTGGCCAGTTCAAGCCCCCCGGCAAGGGTATATTAAAGCTATGGATTGTGAATCCATTGGATATATTTCTGTGCAACTGGGGGCCGGCCGCCTCAAATCGTCTGACGAAATTGACCCCGCAGTAGGTATCGAAGTGAATAGCCGAATTGGCCAAAGAGTAGAGAAAGGAACTCCCTTATTTTTTGTCCACTCCAACCAAAATGACGACATAAATGGGGCCATGAAAAAGCTGCAAGACTGCATTATTTGGAGCGATAAGCCTGAGCCAGCTCCACCAATTGTATCTGATATTTTGCAATAA
- a CDS encoding acetyl-CoA carboxylase biotin carboxyl carrier protein subunit, producing the protein MYFQAETNNKKYEITVNETKSSWKVGIKPENHDWVHYDISKQDYQYLDQTISFIFNNSSYLVDVVNNGLDHTVYTRGSFRTVMIYNEERLLHESLKAGANFGGSDNLTSGMPGKIVKVFVEEGQEVKADEPLLIMEAMKMENEMRASHDLVIDKIHVSPGQNVEGGALLISFR; encoded by the coding sequence ATGTACTTTCAAGCCGAAACCAATAATAAAAAGTACGAGATCACTGTTAATGAGACCAAAAGCTCCTGGAAAGTGGGCATTAAGCCTGAAAACCATGACTGGGTTCACTATGATATCTCTAAGCAGGATTACCAATACTTAGATCAAACTATCAGTTTTATTTTTAATAACAGTTCTTATCTTGTAGATGTGGTTAATAACGGGCTTGACCATACCGTTTACACTCGGGGCTCTTTCCGTACTGTTATGATTTACAATGAAGAGCGTCTTCTTCATGAAAGCTTAAAAGCCGGGGCTAATTTTGGTGGGTCAGATAACCTCACTTCTGGCATGCCTGGAAAAATCGTGAAGGTTTTTGTTGAAGAAGGCCAAGAGGTTAAAGCCGATGAGCCCTTACTCATTATGGAAGCCATGAAAATGGAAAACGAAATGCGTGCAAGCCATGACTTGGTGATAGATAAAATTCATGTATCGCCTGGCCAAAACGTTGAAGGCGGCGCTCTGCTAATTTCATTTAGGTAA
- the deoC gene encoding deoxyribose-phosphate aldolase: protein MLQNQSSVAQLIDHTLLRADCTSQEIQKLCAEAKEYGFFSVCIHPFFIDQAKIELSGSAVKICTVIGFPLGANLTSTKATECEQALAAGANEVDMVINISALKDKRDSVILEDIKGVVTAARGCPVKVILETALLNEQEKILACELAKEAGAQYVKTSTGFARPAHGPAGATVEDIRLLRTIVGPEMGVKASGGIRDLATATAMIAAGATRLGTSNSVAIVGATTLITGDY, encoded by the coding sequence ATGTTGCAAAACCAAAGCTCGGTGGCTCAATTAATTGATCACACTTTGCTACGGGCTGACTGCACCAGCCAAGAAATCCAGAAGTTGTGCGCGGAAGCCAAGGAGTACGGTTTTTTTTCTGTGTGCATTCATCCTTTTTTTATAGATCAGGCAAAGATTGAACTTAGCGGAAGTGCTGTGAAGATTTGCACCGTCATCGGCTTTCCGCTGGGCGCAAATTTGACCTCCACAAAGGCCACCGAATGTGAGCAGGCCCTTGCCGCTGGCGCCAATGAAGTGGATATGGTGATCAATATTTCTGCTCTAAAAGATAAGCGTGATTCCGTTATTCTTGAGGATATAAAGGGCGTCGTCACAGCAGCCAGAGGTTGCCCGGTGAAGGTTATTTTAGAAACAGCCCTACTCAACGAGCAAGAAAAGATCCTTGCCTGTGAACTGGCAAAAGAAGCTGGTGCCCAGTACGTCAAAACATCAACTGGATTTGCACGCCCGGCTCATGGCCCCGCTGGCGCAACCGTGGAGGATATTCGCCTTTTGCGAACTATCGTTGGGCCTGAAATGGGGGTCAAGGCCAGTGGCGGAATTCGCGACTTGGCCACCGCTACGGCTATGATTGCTGCTGGGGCCACGCGACTTGGCACCAGCAACAGCGTCGCCATTGTTGGAGCGACAACCCTAATTACTGGAGACTATTGA
- a CDS encoding S8 family serine peptidase, with amino-acid sequence MEVTRTSQFFLIATVIIFLSACGQTQTEEVFPLESQSCLEQSIPHEYLVSWKTGELTVEQGEDRQSFINNFVSPNLDRIEHIESHKRIQIETGDTQDYSFTAGEIDNWGARTTGASEAWKRGFKGEGVIVAVVDSGVDRTHNQLAGQIYSNPGETGLDDNGIDKRQNGIDDDNNGYIDDYAGYDFTSDSGEVEDTSSHGTHVAGIIAAHHNDTEISTEHVQGVAPEATLLPIDFIGPAGGTTADAVLAIDYAVKMGAKVINASWGGGPCSTTLGQRIRQLENDDVLFINAAGNGQPGRNIDEYIEYPASFNLAPQITVGSITSYGGMARHSNYGDRNVHLFAPGFAIYSTVPEQGVRALTGTSMATPFVSGAAALLWSFKPSLSAKEVKQILMTSVKMDPDYHNQTHGTLNISEALALAESFLP; translated from the coding sequence ATGGAAGTCACTCGTACATCTCAATTTTTTCTCATAGCTACGGTTATTATTTTTCTGTCTGCCTGCGGACAAACCCAAACCGAGGAAGTCTTTCCCCTCGAATCTCAGTCTTGCCTTGAACAGTCAATTCCACATGAGTATCTGGTCTCTTGGAAAACTGGAGAACTTACCGTAGAGCAAGGTGAAGATCGCCAGTCGTTTATTAATAACTTTGTAAGTCCAAATCTAGATCGAATAGAGCATATTGAAAGTCACAAACGGATACAAATTGAAACCGGAGACACACAAGACTATTCGTTCACCGCTGGAGAAATCGATAACTGGGGAGCCCGTACCACCGGTGCCAGTGAAGCTTGGAAACGTGGCTTCAAAGGTGAAGGCGTCATTGTGGCTGTCGTAGATTCTGGAGTCGACAGAACCCACAATCAACTGGCCGGCCAAATTTATTCTAATCCTGGTGAAACAGGTTTAGACGACAACGGGATTGATAAAAGGCAAAATGGGATTGACGACGATAACAATGGATATATCGATGATTATGCTGGATATGATTTCACCAGCGATAGCGGCGAAGTCGAAGACACCAGCTCACACGGAACTCACGTAGCGGGAATCATTGCGGCCCACCACAACGATACAGAAATTTCCACTGAACATGTGCAGGGTGTGGCGCCAGAGGCCACATTATTACCCATCGACTTTATTGGCCCTGCCGGCGGAACCACCGCTGACGCGGTCTTGGCTATCGATTATGCCGTTAAAATGGGGGCCAAGGTGATCAATGCCAGTTGGGGCGGAGGACCGTGCTCAACAACTTTAGGGCAAAGAATTCGTCAGCTTGAAAACGACGATGTGCTTTTTATAAACGCCGCGGGCAATGGCCAGCCGGGCAGAAACATTGACGAGTATATAGAATACCCCGCTTCGTTCAATCTCGCGCCTCAAATCACAGTGGGATCCATCACTTCATACGGAGGCATGGCCCGCCACTCCAATTATGGCGACCGAAATGTGCACCTTTTTGCACCTGGCTTTGCCATCTATAGCACCGTACCCGAGCAAGGAGTGCGGGCATTGACCGGCACGAGCATGGCTACTCCTTTTGTATCTGGCGCTGCAGCATTATTGTGGAGCTTCAAACCCTCCCTTTCGGCCAAAGAGGTAAAACAAATCTTGATGACCTCTGTCAAAATGGATCCCGATTACCACAACCAAACCCATGGCACGCTCAATATTTCTGAAGCTTTAGCCCTCGCCGAATCCTTTTTGCCTTAA
- the asnS gene encoding asparagine--tRNA ligase, protein MHQYIADLSKHVGQKVELKGWVYNSRSSGKIKFLLLRDGTGLCQCVYFRGECDPEAFEKFAELSQECSVRVTGTVREEKRSPGGYELGAESLEIIGPSPEYPISPKEHGVDFLMSHRHLWLRSKRQHAILRVRAEISAAIRDFFDGRGFTLTDAPIFTPSSCEGTSTLFETQYFDEKAFLSQSGQLYMEATSAAFGKVYCFGPTFRAEKSKTRRHLIEFWMVEPEVAFADLYDNMELAEQFVEYIVQRTIKNKKDELAVLERDLGPLEKIKAPFPRVHYNEAAQIIKKENPDFVIGDDFGGTDETIISSKFDRPVFVHHFPTAIKAFYMKEDPEDSSLSLSCDLLATEGYGEIIGGGQREERIDVLEKKIAEHGLNQKDFEWFLDLRRYGSFPHSGFGLGLERTVSWICGLSHVRETIPFPRLYGRNYP, encoded by the coding sequence ATGCATCAATATATAGCTGATTTAAGCAAACACGTGGGTCAAAAAGTTGAACTCAAGGGTTGGGTCTACAACAGCCGATCTTCGGGCAAGATTAAATTTTTATTGTTACGAGACGGTACTGGACTATGTCAGTGCGTTTATTTTCGTGGCGAATGTGACCCTGAAGCCTTCGAAAAATTTGCCGAGCTTTCTCAAGAATGTAGCGTGCGGGTCACTGGGACTGTTCGGGAAGAAAAGCGCAGTCCCGGCGGATATGAACTCGGCGCTGAGAGCCTTGAAATCATTGGCCCCTCACCTGAGTATCCCATTAGCCCAAAAGAACATGGCGTTGATTTTCTGATGAGCCATCGGCATTTATGGCTAAGATCAAAACGACAACACGCTATCTTGCGGGTCCGCGCTGAAATATCGGCAGCTATTAGAGATTTTTTTGATGGTCGCGGCTTCACACTGACCGATGCGCCGATTTTTACCCCCAGCTCTTGTGAGGGCACTTCCACCTTATTTGAAACCCAATATTTTGACGAAAAGGCTTTTTTATCTCAAAGCGGACAACTTTATATGGAAGCCACTTCTGCGGCCTTTGGTAAGGTTTATTGCTTTGGCCCCACTTTTCGCGCAGAAAAATCTAAAACCAGACGACACCTCATTGAATTTTGGATGGTGGAGCCAGAAGTGGCTTTTGCCGACCTTTATGACAACATGGAATTGGCTGAACAATTTGTAGAATATATCGTCCAGCGGACCATTAAAAACAAAAAAGATGAACTGGCGGTACTTGAACGCGACCTCGGGCCATTAGAAAAAATCAAGGCGCCCTTTCCGCGCGTCCACTATAACGAAGCGGCTCAAATCATTAAAAAAGAAAATCCTGATTTCGTCATTGGCGATGACTTTGGCGGAACAGATGAGACCATCATTAGTTCAAAGTTCGACCGGCCCGTTTTTGTGCACCACTTTCCAACGGCGATCAAAGCCTTTTACATGAAAGAGGATCCCGAAGATTCAAGCTTAAGTTTAAGTTGTGACCTTCTAGCCACCGAAGGCTATGGCGAGATCATCGGCGGCGGCCAACGTGAAGAGCGCATTGATGTGCTCGAAAAGAAAATTGCCGAGCATGGTTTGAATCAAAAAGATTTTGAATGGTTCTTGGATTTAAGACGATATGGGAGTTTCCCCCACTCGGGTTTTGGCCTTGGTTTGGAGCGAACGGTTTCGTGGATATGTGGCTTGTCCCATGTTCGAGAGACAATTCCATTTCCAAGACTTTATGGACGAAACTACCCCTGA
- a CDS encoding purine-nucleoside phosphorylase, which translates to MTVIEQLTKSAEYIFEQVNFRPRVAVTLGSGLSAFAETIEVEAAIPYSQIPHLLPTTVEGHPGQMVLGHLNGVPVALLQGRIHLYEGHDVGQVVYPTRLLKQLGAEILVLTNAAGGLDPKMQPGDFMIIRDHINLTGTNPLLGPNIEAIGPRFPDMSTVYDKQLSEKLTTIMRNNGLRYFEGTYCGVLGPSYETPAEVSYLQKIGGQAVGMSTVAEAIAARHAGLRICGLSCITNLASGISQQQITHDEVKEVARRVENDFNTILKGLIVEL; encoded by the coding sequence ATGACCGTAATTGAGCAGTTAACTAAATCTGCGGAGTACATCTTTGAACAAGTGAATTTTCGTCCAAGAGTGGCCGTAACACTAGGATCGGGCCTTTCGGCTTTTGCAGAAACCATTGAAGTGGAAGCGGCAATTCCCTATTCTCAAATTCCTCACCTGCTTCCGACCACCGTGGAAGGTCACCCTGGACAGATGGTGTTGGGTCACTTAAACGGCGTGCCTGTTGCCCTTCTTCAGGGGCGAATTCACCTCTATGAAGGACACGACGTCGGGCAAGTGGTGTACCCTACCCGGCTTTTAAAACAACTGGGCGCTGAAATTCTAGTTCTGACTAACGCCGCCGGTGGTCTCGACCCTAAAATGCAGCCTGGCGATTTTATGATCATAAGGGATCACATCAATCTCACCGGAACCAACCCACTTCTTGGCCCAAACATTGAAGCCATTGGCCCACGCTTTCCAGACATGTCCACTGTCTACGACAAACAACTTTCAGAAAAACTGACAACAATTATGCGCAACAATGGTCTGCGATACTTTGAAGGAACGTACTGTGGCGTTTTGGGCCCCTCCTATGAAACGCCCGCTGAGGTGAGTTATTTGCAAAAAATCGGTGGTCAAGCTGTGGGAATGAGCACTGTGGCCGAAGCCATTGCGGCTCGCCATGCGGGATTGCGCATTTGTGGTTTAAGTTGCATTACAAATCTTGCCTCGGGAATAAGTCAGCAACAAATCACCCATGATGAAGTCAAAGAAGTCGCCCGCCGCGTAGAAAATGACTTTAATACCATTCTAAAGGGCCTCATTGTTGAACTCTAG
- a CDS encoding type IV pilus twitching motility protein PilT, with protein MAEIDELFKIMVAQNASDMHLSSGARPYLRIHGSMMQLDHPQLSNEQVQKLVFEILTDKQKKNFIEKWELDCSYAINGLGRFRVNVFMQRRGLGAVFRVIPEDIKSATDLGLPETLLRLIDVPRGLILVTGPTGSGKSTTLAALINEINLTRKEHIMTIEDPIEFVHPNIQSLVNQREVSSHTKSFANALKAALREDPDIILVGELRDLETIHLAMTAAETGHLVFGTLHTNSAAKTVDRIIDAFPQAQQAQVRVMLAESLRGVVAQTLFPRADKPGRVAALEILINTFAVANLIREGKTFQIPSVMQTSAASGMQTFQTALKRLVDEGKLTKEAMDNFLGTSLTTKQEDAEGGHGTGAEKPAHKAGPKPQGPSQRPKPNEESGLKITSTSALPGAVSASADRNSMLKNLGFGKKKAG; from the coding sequence ATGGCTGAAATTGATGAACTGTTTAAAATCATGGTTGCGCAAAATGCTTCGGATATGCACCTAAGCTCTGGAGCCCGACCCTATTTGCGAATCCATGGTTCGATGATGCAACTTGATCACCCTCAGCTCTCGAATGAACAGGTACAAAAGCTGGTCTTTGAAATTCTCACCGACAAACAAAAAAAGAACTTCATTGAAAAATGGGAGTTAGATTGCAGCTATGCGATCAATGGTCTTGGCCGTTTTCGGGTGAATGTGTTTATGCAACGACGTGGACTTGGCGCTGTTTTTCGTGTGATTCCTGAAGATATCAAATCGGCCACCGATCTTGGTCTTCCTGAAACGCTATTGCGTCTAATTGATGTTCCGCGGGGCCTCATCTTAGTCACTGGCCCCACAGGCTCTGGTAAATCAACTACGCTAGCGGCTCTCATCAATGAAATTAATCTCACCCGCAAAGAACACATTATGACCATTGAAGATCCCATTGAATTTGTGCACCCCAACATCCAAAGTTTGGTGAATCAACGGGAAGTGAGCAGTCACACAAAATCTTTTGCAAACGCCCTGAAAGCGGCCCTGCGGGAAGATCCCGATATTATTCTTGTGGGTGAGCTTCGAGACCTTGAAACCATTCATTTAGCTATGACGGCCGCAGAAACAGGACACCTTGTGTTCGGAACACTTCACACAAATAGTGCAGCTAAAACTGTCGATCGTATTATCGATGCATTTCCGCAAGCCCAACAGGCACAGGTGCGAGTGATGCTGGCAGAAAGTTTACGTGGCGTGGTCGCACAAACGCTGTTCCCCCGAGCCGACAAACCCGGTCGGGTGGCTGCCCTTGAGATCTTGATAAATACTTTTGCGGTGGCCAACCTGATTCGTGAGGGTAAAACCTTTCAAATTCCGTCGGTTATGCAGACCAGTGCGGCTTCTGGCATGCAGACCTTCCAGACGGCACTCAAAAGATTAGTTGATGAAGGTAAGCTCACCAAAGAGGCCATGGATAACTTTTTGGGAACTTCACTGACAACAAAACAAGAAGACGCCGAAGGTGGCCATGGAACGGGGGCTGAGAAGCCTGCACACAAAGCTGGACCCAAGCCCCAAGGTCCAAGTCAACGCCCAAAACCCAATGAGGAAAGCGGACTTAAGATCACGTCTACGTCTGCATTGCCTGGTGCGGTTTCCGCATCGGCTGATCGAAATTCCATGCTAAAAAACCTGGGTTTCGGCAAGAAAAAAGCCGGTTGA
- the accC gene encoding acetyl-CoA carboxylase biotin carboxylase subunit, with amino-acid sequence MFKKLLVANRGEIAIRVIRACRTLGIQTVAVYSDADRNSLHVMLADEAYHIGPAPSAESYLNIDKIIEVAKASGSEVVHPGYGFLSEVEDFAKRLKAEGLVFVGPEPEQIRKMGDKLGAREFMRAAGVPIVPGSDAVQSVDEAKAEAERIGYPIILKASAGGGGKGIRVVEEPKELASAFRACQSEGLNYFKDDRVFLERFITNPKHIEIQVFGDKHGNAVHLFERECSVQRRHQKLIEEAPSVSVPEEVRAAMGEVAVQATKALKYVGAGTIEFIFDNATKEYFFMEMNTRLQVEHPITELITGIDLVHEQLRVAAGMPLSVAQEDIEKHGHAIELRICTEDPLTFAPCPGKIRRCRLPQGPFVRVDSYVYPGYEVPIYYDPMVAKLIAWGHDRNECIRRLQQALAEFMLTGVKSNIVLHKNILAHPMFLDGSYTTQFIDNELKGKKHKELFMFVDENVFLIAAAIEAYNQSRHKDVSQYKVSSRWKNLSRFQQLRV; translated from the coding sequence ATGTTTAAAAAATTATTGGTAGCTAACCGGGGCGAAATTGCCATAAGAGTCATTCGGGCCTGTCGAACCCTTGGTATTCAAACCGTAGCCGTATATAGCGACGCCGATCGAAACAGTTTGCATGTGATGTTGGCCGATGAGGCCTACCACATCGGGCCCGCACCCTCAGCTGAATCCTATCTAAACATTGATAAAATTATTGAGGTGGCAAAGGCCTCCGGATCTGAAGTGGTTCACCCGGGATATGGGTTTCTCAGTGAAGTGGAAGACTTCGCCAAGCGCTTGAAGGCCGAGGGTCTCGTATTTGTTGGTCCCGAGCCCGAACAAATTAGAAAAATGGGCGACAAGTTGGGGGCGCGCGAATTTATGCGTGCTGCTGGAGTGCCAATTGTGCCCGGATCCGACGCTGTCCAGTCTGTGGATGAGGCAAAAGCCGAGGCCGAACGAATTGGATATCCGATTATTCTTAAGGCCTCCGCTGGCGGCGGCGGAAAAGGCATCCGAGTGGTTGAAGAGCCCAAAGAGCTTGCCAGTGCCTTTCGTGCCTGCCAAAGCGAAGGACTCAACTATTTTAAAGACGATCGCGTATTCTTAGAGCGCTTTATCACCAACCCTAAGCATATTGAAATTCAAGTGTTCGGCGATAAGCACGGCAACGCTGTTCATCTTTTTGAAAGAGAATGCTCCGTTCAGCGGCGCCACCAAAAACTCATTGAGGAAGCTCCCAGCGTGTCTGTACCCGAAGAGGTCAGAGCGGCCATGGGCGAAGTGGCTGTGCAGGCCACAAAAGCACTGAAGTACGTGGGCGCCGGAACCATTGAGTTTATTTTCGATAATGCCACAAAGGAGTACTTTTTCATGGAGATGAACACTCGCCTGCAAGTGGAGCATCCCATTACCGAACTTATTACTGGCATTGATCTTGTCCACGAACAGTTGAGAGTGGCCGCCGGAATGCCACTGTCTGTCGCCCAAGAAGACATCGAAAAACATGGACACGCCATTGAACTACGAATCTGCACAGAAGATCCATTAACTTTTGCTCCTTGTCCGGGAAAGATTCGCCGCTGCCGCTTGCCGCAGGGTCCGTTTGTCCGAGTGGATAGCTACGTCTATCCCGGCTATGAAGTCCCAATTTATTATGACCCGATGGTTGCAAAGTTGATTGCCTGGGGACACGATCGAAATGAATGTATACGTCGACTTCAACAAGCCCTGGCTGAGTTCATGTTGACCGGAGTGAAAAGCAACATCGTCTTGCACAAAAACATTTTAGCTCATCCCATGTTTTTAGATGGATCTTACACCACTCAGTTTATTGACAATGAGCTGAAGGGCAAAAAACACAAAGAACTTTTTATGTTTGTAGATGAAAATGTCTTTCTCATTGCAGCTGCAATTGAGGCCTACAATCAAAGCCGACACAAGGATGTTTCCCAGTACAAAGTCTCTAGCCGCTGGAAAAACTTAAGTCGCTTTCAACAACTAAGGGTGTGA
- a CDS encoding acyl-CoA carboxylase subunit beta, whose protein sequence is MSETETLKTTADKLIDFERRNETVYEGGGADRVEKQKAGGRLTARERLDVLLDPGSFVELDRFVTHRCQNFGMGNKKIPGDGVITGYGRINGKLVYVYSQDFTVFGGSMSRTQANKICKLMDMALKNGAPVIGLNDSGGARIQEGVESLGGYADIFLRNVTSSGVVPQISAIMGPCAGGAVYSPSLTDFIFMVKDTSYMFVTGPDVIKSVTHEEVTKEELGGALTHNAKSGVAHFATEDDRHCLLMIRELMSFLPSNNVDDVPVIPSSDPPDRIEESLNSLIPDSSRKPYDMHDLISKVVDEGYFLEVQKHYAQNIIIGFARFNGRSVGIVANQPQVLAGCLNIEASIKGARFVRFCDAFNIPVVTFEDVPGFLPGTDQEWNGIITHGAKLLYAYAEATVPKITIVTRKAYGGAYDVMSSKHIRGDINLAYPTAEIAVMGAEGAVNIIFRNEINTAKDVEAERKRLIDNYESQFANPYVAAELGYIDEVIEPAMTRKRIIDSLEMLKNKKDINPPKKHGNIPL, encoded by the coding sequence ATGAGTGAGACTGAAACTCTGAAAACCACCGCCGATAAACTGATTGATTTTGAACGACGCAATGAGACCGTCTATGAAGGTGGTGGCGCAGATCGAGTTGAAAAACAAAAAGCGGGAGGCCGACTCACTGCTCGTGAGCGACTAGATGTGTTGCTAGATCCTGGCAGCTTTGTGGAACTAGATCGTTTTGTCACCCACCGCTGTCAGAATTTTGGAATGGGCAATAAAAAAATTCCTGGTGATGGCGTTATCACTGGCTATGGAAGAATTAACGGCAAGTTAGTTTATGTGTATAGCCAAGACTTCACCGTGTTTGGCGGCAGTATGTCACGCACCCAAGCCAATAAAATTTGTAAACTTATGGACATGGCCCTAAAAAACGGCGCGCCGGTTATCGGATTGAATGACTCAGGTGGAGCGCGTATTCAAGAGGGTGTGGAATCTTTGGGGGGGTATGCCGATATCTTTTTACGCAATGTCACCTCGTCGGGTGTGGTGCCACAAATCAGCGCTATCATGGGCCCATGTGCAGGGGGCGCTGTTTACAGCCCAAGCCTTACTGATTTTATTTTTATGGTTAAAGACACCAGCTATATGTTTGTAACTGGGCCCGATGTAATTAAGTCAGTGACCCATGAAGAAGTGACTAAAGAAGAGCTGGGCGGTGCTCTCACTCATAATGCTAAGTCGGGAGTGGCTCACTTCGCCACCGAAGACGACCGACATTGTCTGCTGATGATACGAGAACTAATGAGCTTCCTACCCAGCAACAATGTGGATGATGTTCCGGTGATTCCGAGCTCGGACCCACCGGACCGCATTGAGGAATCCCTTAACTCCCTCATCCCTGACAGCTCAAGAAAACCTTACGACATGCACGATCTGATTAGCAAAGTGGTTGATGAGGGTTACTTTTTGGAAGTGCAAAAGCACTATGCCCAAAACATCATTATTGGTTTTGCTCGTTTTAACGGTCGAAGCGTGGGCATTGTCGCCAACCAGCCGCAAGTATTGGCTGGCTGCCTCAACATTGAAGCCAGCATCAAGGGCGCTCGATTTGTGCGCTTTTGTGATGCTTTTAATATTCCTGTAGTTACATTTGAAGACGTACCAGGATTTTTACCTGGCACCGATCAGGAATGGAACGGCATCATCACCCATGGCGCTAAGTTGTTGTACGCCTACGCTGAAGCCACTGTACCAAAAATCACAATCGTCACACGCAAGGCCTACGGCGGCGCCTATGATGTGATGTCTTCTAAGCATATCCGCGGCGATATCAACCTCGCCTATCCCACGGCCGAAATTGCCGTGATGGGAGCGGAGGGCGCTGTGAATATCATTTTTAGAAACGAGATCAACACGGCTAAAGATGTGGAGGCCGAAAGAAAAAGGCTCATTGACAACTATGAAAGTCAGTTTGCTAACCCTTATGTGGCTGCTGAACTAGGTTATATTGACGAGGTCATTGAGCCTGCAATGACCCGTAAACGCATCATTGATTCTCTAGAGATGTTAAAAAATAAAAAAGACATTAACCCGCCCAAAAAGCACGGCAATATTCCGTTATAG